The region gcttactatgtacaatggttgtgatactacgcatgacgtcgcCCGCCCCCGGACGCTTCCGCCGTTGTTTTCATGACGGTTTGGGGGTCTGACATAAGATAGCTCCAACAGACACGACATTTCTCTTTTCCGGATATGATTATTTTTAATGTTAGTGTATTTTTTATTACCAATAGGAGGAAAATCGTAGTATGAACATCTGAAAGGGGTCAAAATTTTGAAGATATTTGATTATGAAAATTGATTAGTGATGTAATGTGGAactgatttttgtttttttgatgAGAATTTTTTTTGCTTACTAATTGATCTTTATGGTGAAAGAAATATGTTAGTGAAGTGATATGGCATTGATTTTTTGTCCCAGTGTCAAATTTCTATACTTACTACTTGATTTTGATCTTCTGTTTGGTTTAGTTTATTAAGTTCCTTTATCCAAATACTTTTGCATTTAGACTTTACATAGAAAACTTCATACTTTCAACAAGttattagtttttgaaattttttgatgtATTATTATTCAAGAACAGAAGATGTTTTATACTTTTGACTATAAAGTGTAATTTGATGATGTGATCTTTAGTGTAATAGTTATGCACAAACTTTAAACTTGATATGTTTCTCTAAGTCAACATGCATGCTTGGATCTTATTTTTATGGCTCACACTTGGTTCCTCCATTAAACCAACCTAGGACTAAAACATAGGTTGTAAATTTATAAATTGGATGTGTATGCAACACATAATAGGACTGAAAAATAGGTTGTAAATTTATAATTTGGATGTTTATGCAACACATAGCAGTAAAAACTCACTTTTTTAGttataaatataccaaaattattGTTTTTTGTCTTTTCATACTCGGTGAGTAAAAGTTAGAGTTAGTAAAGGAAGGACTCAGTGAGTCccgtcaactggaagttgactttgactagagagttgactttgactagggagtTGAGTTTGgctgggggtaaaatagtcattttaccatgAGGGCATTTGCAAGTAACTGATCTAGTGTTTTTGGAAATTTGTAGCCGGACAGTTCCGGAGCAGCAATCAACCACttttagagttagcatctcagcagccagcattacgaggtgactttccttccagtaggaatgggtctacggccacaatgctgaccCGTTGAATTAGTAGTCAGCtctggacttcggttcgatgcagtagttcagggtgcttgatgtctttgtgattcaagcatgtctatttgttatgtgtttcggacttcagtccaatgtagtatgtagtatatgtgttatgttagtgatatgtttatgatatgctatgttcaatcagttccgaacttcggtccgatgcaggggacaatgtcccagtcagttctggacttcggtccgatgcagttagttccggacttcggtccaatgcaaagGGCAAGGTCctggtcagtttccggacttcagtccgatgcagtttccagacttcggtctaatgcagtgggcaaggcccagtatgtgcttcatgtgttattgtatggtatgtggtagttttagggaactcactaagctttgtgcttacaatttcagttttggttttaggtacttccgcaagcaaagggaagagctcgggatgatggcattgcacacaaCACAACCTCAGTTTTATTCTGGGAGTTTTATTTGGATAATGTTATGACTGATACAGTTTTTATTTAGACATAGTCAATATGAATTTTGAGTTAtttattttatggttttattatttaTGATATCCGATGATATGGTTTTTAGTAATAttgaaacaaaaatttttgggtcgtatttttgggatgttacaagtttatatatatatatatatatatatatatatatatatatatatatatatatatatatatatatatatatatatgtgtgtgtgtggggggggcggggggggggggggggggaatgagcaaatgagaacacctaaaaggttgaaaaCGTGAGAACAGTTCTGGACCAATCAATATATAAGGATATATTTgtaattgtatattttaattaaattaaaataaaataaaattcaatcaAATCCCTTAAATTGATGATAAATTACCAAAAACGAATAAAATATTCGATTTTTTATTCTTCTTATTAATggaatataaaaaacatttttaccaaaaattattttaaaactgaaaaaaaaaattcttaaaaaaatcaaaatttttctcctgtttcacttttttttttcaaaaaaatgaatAGAAATCTAACCCCAAATCAATACATTTGTattcacaaatgatttttttatttaaaaaacatgACACTACTCCAATCACAAATAAATACACATCAATTTACATGTAATCCAATTCCTTTTTTTAATCAATTGAAATAAAGagtgtaaaaattatcattttttgataaaaagaaTATCTCCAATCATAAACAAATACACTCATTAACATATGATTGCAATGCTATGCACAAATGAATACACTACTATTAACAAATGAATACCCtgctattcacaaatgaataattGAATATCtcaaatcataaataaatacattcaTTCACATATGAATGCATtgctattcacaaatgaatacactattattcataaataaatacacattCTAACATAAATGTATTCATCAAAAAATAATATAACATACATCTAAAAAATATAGAAGATAATATAATTTTTCATTCTCTTCTAGCTCAAATTCTTCACCTTTCATATTCTCAAACAACTCCAAAGGAGCTCCACAAAATCCATATGAAATTGGTGCTTTTGTCTTCTCCAGAGCATCCAAAATCTACAACTAAGGTTATAATCGTTAATGAAATGTTATAATCATTAATGATTGAAAGTAAAAGCTTACCTCTTGATCACTATATTTAAAAGTTATTCCATTAAATCAAAAACTATGACATCAAAGAAATTAAAACTCCAAATCACTTTAACTTTGATGTTAAAAATGTATGCTAATTGAAAGAAGTAGGGCATAAAAACTTAAATTACGTGTAGAAACAGCCAAAAGAATTTAAGCCTCCTGCTAAATATATTCGTTTCAAATTATGACCATGTAATTCATTTATTGGTTAATTCGAAAGAATCCAGCACCATATAAATCAGATCAAAGATATTATCACCATTAAAAGTGACATTTTAATTTGACCAtgtgattttgattttgacaAACACGAAAACATATCATCGAAATTTGttgataaaatttaaaaatatctcATAATGCTATCGTCAATGTAAACCAATTTGATAAAAGCTCACCTAACTGACACCAAAACAATCCTTCGTTTGAGAATAAATATCATCAAAAACTCAAATTCGATCAACAAGAATTGAAGCTTTGTTGAAAACACTATTTCAAGCTCTGCCTAATTTGTTTTCATAATTGATTATGAAAAAATGAAAGATAAAGGATGCCCTAATTGTACCTGTCATTATCATCACCATTGACATAGCCTCCATCATCGACATTTTTCTTCACACCAacattcaagcaaaatcgagacCGTACCTTGAAAATTGAAATCGATTTATAGGTCTAGAAACTTCAACGCAACCCGATGAAATAAAATCAAGTTGTAGGCTTCTGATATGTAATATGTCTTTGTATTTCTCCTTCTCTTAAACGATCTCTACCCATCTGTTGATAGAGGCATGGAGATGATTGTTGTGTGTTGATGATGGTGACGATGGTGTTGCTGGCGGGTTCAACTAACAAGATGGAAGTGGTGGTGTTTTTGTATCTTGTGCCGCGGCTAGGTTGAAGAAAACTCAAAAGTAGGCAGTGGAGAGATGAGAGGGAAGAGGCGGACATTTTTTTAGTCCTGGCTTCCGTCGATTAGGGTTTAAaggaaacgagagagagagagagagagagagattttaggagttgataaaaataagataaaacctAATGACTATAGTACCCTTTTACGTAATTATGAAGTTACAGTTTAATCCTCTGACGTTCAGAATTTATATAAATGGCCTGTTAATATTAATCTTTGATTTTAAAATTTAGAAGGCTTAGACctgttctcacgttctcaaccttttaggtgttctcatttgatcctacttctatatatatatatatatatatatatatatatatatatatatatatatatatatatatatatatatataaaagatgtgAGACCGATATATTACTtaggttaatttaaaaaaattaaaaatcaaaatgtaAACATTAAGtagtttttaaaattaaatttaaaaataatgaaaaaacatatttattgcaatttaagatcctattaattatatttaatattttactttTATAGATATATCTATTatgtggctttttaattttaaaaataaaaaaactagaaattgacatgttgatattatttatttcaaaaataccacaaaagtgacaagtgtcaaaacttataAGAgattgacatatatatatatatatatatatatatatatatatatatatatatatatatatacatagagagagagagagagagtttctgTGTGTAACTAATAATTCTCTTCCAAACCACATTTAACTAATGTAACATTCCAGCTCACATTAACATTTATACATTATCAACTTACTTATCATTCTACTTTAAAACTAGGATTTTACTCACCGCACCTTGTTGTGGCAGTAATGAATTTAATAAGAGAAACTCTTTCGTTAGCAATAGAAATTTAGGAAGACTTAAGTTGCGAAATCACAAAACTCTGGGACAAAAACCATACATAAAAACTTAGGAGGACTTAAGCTGCCAAAGTACAAAAGTTAAGGACCAAAGCCATATGAAGCAAAATGTTTAAACAATAGCCGAAAAACATAACGAAAAGATTTACATCgaaacataaaaaaattaatccaaacacgaaaacataaaaaaattacgTTGAAATGTGAACAAACTCATAGTTATACTAACacgttaacaaaaaaaaataaaagcaagttattttttttaaattaatagaagaaattttgaaatttacgtcgaAACTATTACCACCTCAAAATTATATGGGTAGTAACCACAGGAGAATCAACTTATGTATACTAAATTGGTAACACTAAATTTTAATAAGCAAATCAAATTGAACAAAACAAAGTGGAATATCTCtccaattttattaaaaaaatataactcTAAAATATCAATATTGTTTTCTGCATAGTTCCATGCCTCGATatctatacaaatatatatactCTTAAACTACCAACTTGTAgaataagattaggaaacttaaacCAACTAGCTTAAGCTCCAAGCTTACTTGGACTCCAAGTCCTACACGACATAGGATTCCAACAATCACCCTTAGATCTCTAAATCCTTCTAGAGACGTCTTTAATCCTGATCAAGCTCGGCATGTCCTTGAACTTGGTTCGAGCTAATGGTTTGGTAAGAATGTCCGCCCTTTGTTCTTCACCGGGAATAAACTCCACCTCTACTTGTTTGTTTTCAACACAATGACAAATAAAGTGAAACCTTGTGTGAATGTGTTTACTCCTTCCATGAAAAAAAGGAATTCTTCGTTAGTTCGATAGGCAACTTGTTATCAACTCTAAGAACCACTTTCTCTTGCGCTTTGTTCATGATTTCTCCGAGCAAATCTTGAAGCCATATTGCTTGACATGCAGTTTTCGTGGCTGCCATGAACTCCGCCTTGCAAGATGATAAAGCAACAATATCTTGCTTTTGCGAACACCATGTAATTGGAGATGAACCGTAGTAGAAAATGTGACCGGTTGTGCTTCTTCCGTCATCCGGTTCAACATTGTGACTAGTATCACAATAACCAATAAGTCGCCTTTGCCCTATCCTTTCATACATGATTTCGTATCCCGTTGTTCCTCGTAAGTACCTTAGAATGTGTTTCATTGCACCACCATGTGATTCTCTTGGACTTTTCATGTATTGGTTAACAACTCTAACCGCATATGTCATATCGGGTCTTGTTTGCAACAGATATCTAAGATATCCTACCAGCTTTCGATATTGTGTTGGGTCGATTACGGGTTCATCTTCGGCATTTGACAATTTATTTCTCAGTTCCATTAGAATGTGCGTCGGATTGCAATCATGTAAACCAACTTCTTTTAGAATATGTTGATCATATGCTTCCTGATTTATAgtaattcccgattcctcttgcTTAACTTCAATGCCAAGGTAATACGTTAATCTTTGAAGATCTGACATCTCAAAGTTCTTGGACATCTCTAATTTGAACCTCTTGATCATGTTTGGATTTATACCTGTGAAAAATAAATCATCAACCTAAATTGCTAAAATTAGCAAGTTAGATCCTTCACGTTTCCCATACACCGATGGTTCTTTCATGCACTTTTGAAATTTCATACTCTTCAAAATCCCGTCAAGCTTCGTGTTCCATGCTGGAGGTGCTTGTCTTAGACCATATAGTGCTTTTGTAAGGTGATATACTTTATTCTCGTTTCCCTTTCTTTATATAGCCTTCCAGTTGCAATACGTAAACGATTTCCTTTAATTCTCCATGTAAGAATGCCATTTTAACATCTAAGTGACGAAGCTCCCACCCATGAGTACCAGCTAAGGCTATAAGAAATCGGATGGCTTCAAGTCGAACCAACGGGGAAAATACTTCTTGAAAATCAATACTGGGTTGCTCGTAACCTTTAGCAACCAACCTTGCCTTGTATTTATTAATGGTGCCGTCTACATTTTGCTTCAATTTGAACACCCACTTGAGTCCAGTTGGCTTCACCCCGATAAGCTTGTTCACAAGATTCCAAGTATTATTCTTGTTTATCGAATTGATTTTCGTATGCATGGCTTTGACCCACTCTAGTTCCTTCTTCGCTTCTTCAACCGATACCGGCTCGTCATTGGTTGATAGAAGTAGTTCTTCGAGATTATCAAGATCAAGCTCATAATCTTGAAATCGTCTTGGAGGCACTCTTGTTCTCGAGGGCCTTTGGTTTGAAGTTCCTTGTTGAACATTattattgtaacaacccgaaattcatatccctaaatgtaacccttctcgcgactcgttctgatcatccaatcgccgtttccgaattcgtttccgatttcgacattttattaagtcattaatgtggattttattatatgacttaatgagtgtcttaatacccttagaactcattctaacgcctcatattaatgatcagaacatttctagaatcaaccatatcgggttacggcaaattggccgggtgcgcccaaaagccccgcctaacgccggtatcgggtataattctaccgtgtcccgaacttggacactatttaaagtgatccaagtcttcattttgaagcttttgcttcattttacaactatcactccaacctctctcctcaaactagatttaagggtcaaaatctcaagtttaaggcttcaaatcaccaaggtaccatccctaatttgttatgcaacctctctagccttcaaattcgagtttaaaccatggactAGGACCTttatcatgagtttacagccctagaacagtcctaggccgtaaactcatataaatggggtttttgaagcaacaaaacccttccaaaccacaattagaccttgaatatggctagatgactttatgaaaTGGAACTAGAAAGCCTCaaaccatgatttagagccttgtatatgagtttccGGCCCAGgaaggtgcttaggccgtaaacccatatttaaaggggttttaagcccttaaacccttccatgactcaaactagacctagatatgacttttagaaatttggtattggacttagaacacttcaaacatgaattttgggggatttgtatgagtttacggccaagtcatgtgcttggtccgtaaaatcctcaatcatgggtgtaaactcattttcaaggtgttagaaagccatccaacaccaccaaaagccttggaataaatcatagaaccaaccaaaaatagtttagggaccttaaacataacaaaactcttcatttgagagtttacggccatagaacatgctccaaggccgtaaactcctaaaagcatgTCATTTTGTGCTCCAAATGcatttcaaggcttgtaggaatttttagaatcacatgtgattaactttgggaccttaaaaacacttattcaaaggaatatgagagtttacggccataggctcCATGccaaggctgtaaactcccttaagtgtgttatttgatgttttaaattaattccaagccttaagaaaaattattccaagcattcccAAGTGATATTGGCCATTTatgacccattaagcaccataaaacacccggacatgagttcacggccgtgaaatcaTGTGGTTATATGTTTAGAGGCTGAAAAATCATTAGGAAATTtgctcttggggagtaaactcaaatcccaagtccatcgctt is a window of Lactuca sativa cultivar Salinas chromosome 1, Lsat_Salinas_v11, whole genome shotgun sequence DNA encoding:
- the LOC111892166 gene encoding secreted RxLR effector protein 161-like, which codes for MSKNFEMSDLQRLTYYLGIEVKQEESGITINQEAYDQHILKEVGLHDCNPTHILMELRNKLSNAEDEPVIDPTQYRKLVGYLRYLLQTRPDMTYAVRVVNQYMKSPRESHGGAMKHILRYLRGTTGYEIMYERIGQRRLIGYCDTSHNVEPDDGRSTTGHIFYYGSSPITWCSQKQDIVALSSCKAEFMAATKTACQAIWLQDLLGEIMNKAQEKVVLRVDNKLPIELTKNSFFSWKE